A region of the Bacillus sp. NP247 genome:
GAATGTTCTTCCAGGATAACTAGCAAGTTGCGATAATAATTCAAATTCCTTCAGCGGTAATAAAATCGTCTGACCGTTACACTTCACTTCAAACCCTTTTCGATCAATTGTCGTCCCGTGCAGCGTAATAATATCAGCACTCAGCATTTGATAACGGCGCAATAATGCTTTCATACGGAAAATCACTTCAGCTGGTTCAAATGGCTTTACAATATAATCATCCGTGCCAGAAATGAATCCTTTTTCTTTATCAACTAACTGATCTTTTGCAGTTAATAAAATAACAGGTATATCATGATACTTTCGAATTTCTTCACACAACGTATAGCCATCAATAAATGGCATCATAATATCCACTATCGCAAGGTGAATATTTTCTTTCTCTAATATCCCTTGAGCTACCTTTCCATCTTCAGCCTCAAAAACTTTAAAACCCTCTTTTTGTAAATGGTAATGTAATAACTCTCTAATATGCTTGTCATCATCAGCTAATAAAATATGTATCATCTTCATTAAACCCTCTCTTGTTCATCCTTCTACATCCTTACATTAAGAAACAATTGGATTTTTTGCAAGAAAAAGAAAAACAATTACAGCATTAATTTTTTCATGGCAATGAGCTAAATTTTAAAATCCATAAAGTGAAATTATTGAGGTTATCAAAGATACTACGCATTAGAACCGCAAT
Encoded here:
- a CDS encoding response regulator transcription factor, with product MKMIHILLADDDKHIRELLHYHLQKEGFKVFEAEDGKVAQGILEKENIHLAIVDIMMPFIDGYTLCEEIRKYHDIPVILLTAKDQLVDKEKGFISGTDDYIVKPFEPAEVIFRMKALLRRYQMLSADIITLHGTTIDRKGFEVKCNGQTILLPLKEFELLSQLASYPGRTFSREELIELVWGMDFEGDERTVDVHVKRLRDRFSKRTDDFQITTVRGLGYKLELK